Proteins encoded within one genomic window of [Enterobacter] lignolyticus SCF1:
- a CDS encoding ATP-binding cassette domain-containing protein encodes MSESTIALDGLVKRFAGMDKPAVAKLDCTIRSGYVTGLVGPDGAGKTTLMRMLAGLLKPDEGRASVIGFDPIHDNSALHAALGYMPQKFGLYEDLTVMENLNLYADLRSVTGEARKKTFARLLEFTSLGPFTGRLAGKLSGGMKQKLGLACTLVGEPKVLLLDEPGVGVDPISRRELWQMVHELAGEGMLILWSTSYLDEAEQCRDVLLMNEGELLYQGEPRALTDTMRGRSFLMSSPTVNNRRLLQQVLKLPQVSDGMIQGRSVRLILKKEARADDICRADAMPEITLDETAPRFEDAFIDLLGGAGTSESPLGAILHTVEGAKDETVIEARALTKKFGDFAATDRVDFSVKRGEIFGLLGPNGAGKSTTFKMMCGLLVPTSGQALVLDMDLKVSSGKARQHLGYMAQKFSLYGNLTVEQNLRFFSGVYGLRGRAQSEKIARMSEAFALKSIASHATDDLPLGYKQRLALACSLMHEPDILFLDEPTSGVDPLTRREFWLHINSMVEKGVTVMVTTHFMDEAEYCDRIGLVYRGKLIASGTPDALKAQAADAATPDPTMEQAFITLIHDWDKEHTDAQ; translated from the coding sequence ATGAGTGAGTCGACGATCGCGCTCGACGGGCTTGTAAAACGCTTCGCCGGTATGGACAAACCGGCGGTCGCGAAGCTCGACTGTACGATTCGCTCCGGCTATGTCACCGGGCTGGTCGGGCCGGACGGCGCGGGGAAAACCACCCTGATGCGGATGCTCGCCGGGCTGCTCAAGCCGGACGAAGGCCGCGCCAGCGTCATCGGTTTCGACCCTATCCATGACAACAGCGCCCTGCACGCGGCGCTGGGCTATATGCCGCAGAAATTTGGCCTGTATGAAGATCTGACGGTGATGGAAAACCTCAATCTCTATGCCGATCTACGCAGCGTCACCGGAGAGGCGCGGAAAAAAACCTTCGCCCGGCTGCTGGAATTCACCTCGCTCGGCCCCTTCACCGGTCGCTTAGCCGGGAAGCTTTCCGGCGGCATGAAGCAGAAGCTGGGGCTCGCCTGTACGCTGGTGGGCGAACCGAAGGTGCTGCTGCTCGATGAGCCCGGCGTCGGCGTCGACCCTATCTCACGCCGCGAGCTGTGGCAAATGGTGCACGAGCTGGCGGGCGAAGGGATGCTCATCCTCTGGAGCACCTCCTACCTCGACGAAGCCGAACAGTGCCGCGACGTGCTGCTGATGAACGAAGGCGAGCTGCTGTACCAGGGCGAGCCCAGGGCGCTGACCGACACCATGCGCGGCCGCAGCTTTTTGATGAGCAGCCCGACGGTCAATAACCGCCGCCTGCTCCAGCAGGTGCTGAAGCTGCCGCAGGTGAGCGACGGGATGATCCAGGGGCGCTCGGTACGCCTGATCCTGAAGAAAGAGGCCCGCGCCGACGATATTTGCCGCGCTGACGCGATGCCTGAGATAACCCTCGACGAAACGGCGCCGCGCTTCGAGGATGCGTTTATTGACCTGCTCGGCGGGGCCGGGACCTCGGAATCGCCGCTGGGCGCCATTTTGCATACCGTGGAGGGCGCGAAAGACGAGACGGTCATTGAAGCCAGAGCGCTGACCAAAAAGTTTGGCGATTTTGCCGCCACCGATCGCGTCGACTTCAGCGTAAAACGCGGGGAGATCTTCGGCCTGCTCGGGCCCAACGGCGCGGGGAAATCCACCACCTTTAAGATGATGTGTGGCCTGCTGGTCCCCACCTCCGGCCAGGCGCTGGTGCTGGATATGGACCTCAAAGTGAGCTCCGGGAAGGCCCGTCAGCACCTGGGCTATATGGCGCAAAAATTCTCGCTCTACGGCAACCTGACGGTCGAGCAGAACCTGCGCTTTTTCTCCGGCGTGTACGGCCTGCGCGGCCGCGCACAGAGCGAAAAAATCGCCCGCATGAGCGAGGCCTTCGCCTTAAAGAGCATTGCCAGCCACGCCACCGACGACCTGCCGCTCGGCTATAAGCAGCGCCTGGCGCTGGCCTGCTCGCTGATGCACGAACCGGATATTCTGTTCCTCGATGAGCCGACGTCAGGCGTCGACCCTCTCACCCGCCGCGAATTCTGGCTGCATATCAACAGCATGGTGGAAAAAGGGGTAACGGTGATGGTCACCACCCACTTTATGGATGAGGCGGAATACTGCGACCGCATAGGGCTGGTGTACCGCGGCAAGCTTATCGCCAGCGGCACGCCCGATGCGCTAAAGGCGCAGGCGGCCGATGCCGCAACCCCGGACCCGACCATGGAGCAGGCGTTTATCACGCTTATCCACGACTGGGATAAGGAGCATACCGATGCGCAATAG
- a CDS encoding ABC transporter permease, translating into MRNSLFSWRRVRALCVKETRQIVRDPSSWLIAVVIPLMLLFIFGYGINLDSSKLRVGILLEQQSQEALDFAHALTGSPYIDATISDSRQALIQKMQAGRIRGLVVVPVNFDSQMARPGDTAPIQVITDGSEPNTANFVQGYVQGIWQIWQQQRAQDNGETLEPLIDVQLRYWFNPAAISQHFIIPGAVTIIMTVIGAILTSLVIAREWERGTMEALLSTEVTRVELLLCKLIPYYFLGMLAMLLCMLVAVFILGVPYRGSLVILFLITSLFLLSTLGMGLLISTITRNQFNAAQVALNAAFLPSIMLSGFIFQIDSMPAAIRAVTYIIPARYFVSTLQSLFLAGNIPVVLFVNTLFLIASAVMFIGLTWLKTKRRLD; encoded by the coding sequence ATGCGCAATAGCCTTTTCTCCTGGCGGCGGGTGCGCGCCCTGTGCGTCAAAGAGACCCGGCAGATTGTCCGCGACCCCAGCAGCTGGCTGATCGCGGTGGTGATCCCGCTGATGCTGCTGTTTATCTTCGGCTACGGTATTAACCTCGACTCCAGTAAGCTGCGGGTCGGGATCCTGCTTGAGCAGCAAAGCCAGGAGGCGCTGGATTTCGCCCACGCCCTCACCGGCTCGCCCTATATTGACGCCACCATCAGCGACAGCCGCCAGGCGCTGATTCAAAAAATGCAGGCCGGGCGCATTCGCGGCCTGGTGGTGGTGCCGGTCAACTTCGACAGCCAGATGGCGCGCCCCGGAGATACCGCGCCCATCCAGGTTATCACCGACGGCAGCGAGCCGAATACCGCCAACTTTGTGCAGGGCTACGTCCAGGGCATCTGGCAGATCTGGCAACAGCAGCGCGCGCAGGACAACGGCGAAACCCTGGAGCCGCTGATCGACGTGCAGCTGCGCTACTGGTTCAACCCGGCGGCCATCAGCCAGCATTTTATTATCCCCGGCGCGGTAACCATTATCATGACGGTGATCGGCGCGATCCTGACCTCGCTGGTGATCGCCCGCGAATGGGAGCGCGGCACCATGGAGGCGCTGCTGTCAACGGAGGTGACCCGCGTCGAGCTGCTGTTGTGCAAGCTTATCCCCTACTACTTTCTCGGCATGCTGGCGATGCTGCTCTGCATGCTGGTGGCGGTGTTTATCCTCGGCGTGCCGTACCGCGGCTCGCTGGTTATCCTGTTTCTGATAACCAGCCTGTTTTTACTGAGCACGCTGGGGATGGGGCTGCTTATTTCCACCATCACCCGCAACCAGTTTAACGCCGCCCAGGTGGCGCTGAACGCGGCGTTTTTGCCGTCGATCATGCTGTCCGGCTTTATTTTCCAGATAGACAGTATGCCCGCCGCGATTCGCGCAGTGACCTATATCATTCCGGCGCGCTATTTCGTCAGCACCCTGCAAAGCCTGTTTCTCGCCGGCAACATTCCGGTGGTGCTTTTCGTCAATACGCTGTTTTTGATTGCCTCGGCGGTGATGTTTATTGGCCTGACGTGGCTTAAAACCAAACGGCGGCTGGACTAA
- a CDS encoding ABC transporter permease, translating to MFYRLLTLIRKELQSLLREPQTRAILIMPVLIQVLLFPFAATLEVTNATIAIYDEDNGQHSVELTQRFARAKAFTHVLLLKSPQEIQPTIDTQKALLLVRFPADFSRNLDRFETAPMQLILDGRNSNSAQIAANYLQQIVENYQQELLEGKAKPNNSELVVRNWYNPNLDYKWFVVPSLIAMITTIGVMIVTSLSVAREREQGTLDQLLVSPLATWQIFVGKAVPALIVATFQATIVLGVGIWAYQIPFAGSLLLFYFTMVVYGLSLVGFGLLISSLCSTQQQAFIGVFVFMMPAILLSGYVSPVENMPVWLQDVTWINPIRHFTDITKQIYLKDASFDIVWQSLWPLLVIAATTGSVAYAMFRRKIA from the coding sequence ATGTTTTATCGACTACTGACGCTAATTCGCAAAGAGCTGCAGTCGCTGCTGCGCGAACCGCAGACCCGCGCCATTCTGATTATGCCGGTGCTGATTCAGGTGCTGCTGTTCCCGTTTGCCGCCACCCTTGAGGTGACCAACGCCACCATCGCCATCTACGACGAAGATAACGGCCAGCACTCCGTGGAGCTGACCCAGCGCTTCGCCCGCGCCAAAGCGTTTACCCACGTGCTGCTGCTGAAAAGCCCGCAGGAGATCCAGCCGACTATCGACACGCAAAAAGCGCTCCTGCTGGTGCGTTTCCCGGCGGATTTCTCGCGCAATCTCGACCGCTTCGAAACGGCGCCGATGCAGCTGATTCTCGACGGGCGCAACTCCAACAGCGCGCAGATCGCGGCGAATTATTTGCAGCAAATCGTTGAGAACTACCAGCAGGAGCTGCTGGAGGGGAAAGCCAAACCCAACAACAGCGAGCTGGTTGTCCGCAACTGGTATAACCCGAATCTGGACTATAAGTGGTTCGTGGTGCCGTCGCTTATCGCCATGATAACCACCATCGGCGTGATGATTGTGACCTCGCTGTCCGTGGCGCGCGAGCGCGAACAGGGGACGCTGGATCAGCTGCTGGTCTCTCCGCTCGCCACCTGGCAGATTTTCGTCGGCAAAGCCGTTCCGGCGCTGATAGTCGCCACCTTTCAGGCCACTATCGTGCTGGGCGTCGGCATCTGGGCCTATCAGATCCCCTTTGCCGGATCGCTGCTGCTGTTTTACTTCACGATGGTGGTCTACGGCCTGTCGCTGGTCGGTTTCGGCCTGCTGATTTCGTCGCTGTGCTCAACGCAGCAGCAGGCGTTTATCGGCGTTTTCGTCTTTATGATGCCGGCCATTCTGCTGTCAGGGTATGTTTCCCCGGTGGAGAATATGCCCGTATGGCTACAGGACGTGACGTGGATTAACCCGATTCGTCACTTTACCGATATTACCAAGCAGATTTACCTCAAGGACGCCAGCTTTGACATCGTCTGGCAAAGTTTGTGGCCGCTGCTGGTGATAGCGGCCACGACGGGATCAGTGGCGTACGCGATGTTCCGCCGGAAGATTGCTTAA
- a CDS encoding YbhQ family protein — MKWQQHVRVVTGLSCWQIILHLLVVAVLVMGWMSGLLVHVGLGLCALYGATLLTMLFLQRHQEARLRDIGDFLEELTTTWYFGNAVIVLWLLSRVLHNNFLLALAGVVILAGPAVVSLLVKDKKLSNLPAEHRVRH, encoded by the coding sequence ATGAAGTGGCAACAACATGTTCGTGTCGTAACCGGCCTGAGCTGCTGGCAGATTATATTGCATCTGCTGGTGGTCGCTGTCCTGGTCATGGGATGGATGAGCGGCCTGCTGGTGCACGTCGGTCTGGGCCTGTGCGCACTATACGGCGCGACGCTGCTGACCATGCTTTTTTTGCAGCGCCATCAGGAAGCGCGTCTGCGCGATATTGGTGATTTCCTTGAAGAGCTCACCACCACCTGGTATTTCGGCAACGCGGTGATCGTGCTGTGGCTGCTGTCGCGCGTGCTGCATAACAATTTTCTGCTGGCCCTGGCCGGCGTGGTTATCCTGGCCGGGCCAGCGGTGGTTTCGCTGCTGGTGAAGGACAAAAAGTTAAGCAATCTTCCGGCGGAACATCGCGTACGCCACTGA
- a CDS encoding Bax inhibitor-1/YccA family protein, translating into MDRFPRSDTIVQARSGLQTYMAQVYGWMTCGLLLTAFVAWYAANTPEVMMFVFSSKITFFGLVIAQLALVFVLSGMVQRLSAGLATTLFMLYSALTGLTLASIFLVYTYSSIASTFVVTAGMFGAMSLYGYTTKRDLSGVGKMLFMALIGIVLASLVNIWLKSTPLMWAVTYIGVLVFVGLTAYDTQKLKAIGEQIDTRDSSTMRKYAILGALTLYLDFINLFLMLLRIFGNRR; encoded by the coding sequence ATGGACCGATTTCCTCGTTCCGATACTATCGTGCAGGCGCGCTCTGGCCTGCAAACCTATATGGCGCAGGTTTATGGCTGGATGACGTGCGGGCTGCTGCTGACGGCCTTTGTCGCTTGGTATGCGGCGAACACGCCGGAGGTGATGATGTTCGTCTTCTCCAGCAAAATCACCTTCTTCGGGCTGGTTATCGCTCAGCTGGCGCTGGTATTCGTACTGTCAGGCATGGTCCAGCGCTTGAGCGCGGGTCTCGCCACCACGCTGTTCATGCTCTATTCGGCGCTGACCGGGCTCACGCTCGCCAGCATTTTTCTCGTCTACACCTACAGCTCGATCGCCAGCACCTTTGTGGTTACCGCCGGGATGTTCGGCGCGATGAGCCTCTACGGCTATACCACCAAACGCGACCTGAGCGGTGTTGGCAAAATGCTGTTTATGGCGCTGATTGGCATCGTTCTGGCGTCGCTGGTCAATATCTGGCTGAAGAGCACGCCGCTGATGTGGGCCGTGACCTATATCGGCGTGCTGGTGTTTGTCGGCCTGACGGCGTACGACACCCAGAAGCTGAAGGCGATCGGCGAGCAGATTGATACCCGCGACAGCAGCACGATGCGCAAATACGCCATTCTTGGCGCGCTGACGCTGTACCTCGACTTTATCAACCTGTTCCTGATGCTGCTGCGTATTTTCGGCAACCGTCGCTGA
- the moaE gene encoding molybdopterin synthase catalytic subunit MoaE, with amino-acid sequence MSETRIIVDTAAFDVGAEYRWLAGRDEDGAVVTFTGKVRNHNLGDSVKALTLEHYPGMTEKALAEIVEEARSRWPLGRVTLIHRIGEMWPGEEIVFVGVTSAHRSSAFAAGEFVMDYLKTRAPFWKREATPEGERWVDARDSDREAAERWQ; translated from the coding sequence ATGAGCGAAACCCGTATTATCGTCGATACCGCCGCGTTTGACGTCGGCGCGGAATACCGCTGGCTTGCCGGGCGCGACGAGGACGGCGCGGTGGTGACGTTCACCGGCAAGGTGCGTAACCACAACCTGGGCGACAGCGTAAAAGCGCTGACCCTGGAGCACTATCCCGGCATGACGGAGAAGGCGCTGGCGGAGATTGTTGAAGAAGCCCGCAGCCGCTGGCCGCTCGGGCGGGTAACGCTTATCCACCGCATCGGCGAAATGTGGCCGGGCGAAGAGATTGTCTTCGTCGGCGTGACCAGCGCGCACCGCAGCAGCGCGTTTGCCGCTGGCGAGTTTGTGATGGACTACCTGAAAACCCGGGCGCCCTTCTGGAAACGGGAAGCCACGCCGGAAGGCGAACGCTGGGTGGACGCGCGCGACAGCGATCGTGAAGCGGCAGAGCGTTGGCAGTAG
- the moaD gene encoding molybdopterin synthase sulfur carrier subunit — protein MINVLFFAQVRELVGTDRLTFETLAADNVETLRQQLASRGDRWALALEEGKLLAAVNQTLVAFDHPLADGDEVAFFPPVTGG, from the coding sequence ATGATTAACGTACTTTTTTTCGCGCAGGTGCGCGAACTGGTCGGCACCGACAGGCTGACGTTTGAGACGCTCGCGGCGGACAATGTTGAAACCCTGCGCCAGCAGCTGGCGAGCCGCGGCGACCGCTGGGCGCTGGCGCTGGAGGAAGGCAAGCTGCTGGCCGCCGTCAATCAGACGCTGGTGGCATTCGATCATCCCCTCGCCGACGGCGATGAGGTGGCCTTCTTTCCGCCGGTGACGGGAGGCTGA
- the moaC gene encoding cyclic pyranopterin monophosphate synthase MoaC has product MSQLTHINAAGEAHMVDVSAKAETVREASAEAFVTMLPETLAMIVDGRHHKGDVFATARIAGIQAAKRTWELIPLCHPLMLSKVEVNLQAQPEHSRVRVEALCRLTGKTGVEMEALTAASVAALTIYDMCKAVQKDMVIGPVRLLAKSGGKSGDFRAQPND; this is encoded by the coding sequence ATGTCGCAACTGACCCACATTAACGCCGCAGGCGAAGCGCATATGGTCGACGTCTCGGCAAAGGCCGAGACGGTTCGCGAAGCCAGCGCTGAAGCCTTCGTCACCATGCTGCCGGAAACCCTCGCGATGATCGTCGACGGGCGCCATCACAAGGGCGACGTTTTCGCCACCGCGCGCATCGCCGGGATCCAGGCGGCGAAACGCACCTGGGAGCTTATCCCGCTGTGCCATCCGCTGATGCTCAGCAAGGTGGAGGTCAATCTGCAGGCGCAGCCCGAGCATAGCCGGGTGCGTGTTGAGGCGCTGTGCCGCCTGACCGGGAAAACCGGCGTCGAAATGGAAGCCTTGACCGCCGCGTCCGTGGCGGCGCTGACCATCTATGACATGTGCAAAGCGGTACAAAAGGATATGGTGATTGGCCCGGTTCGCCTGCTGGCGAAAAGCGGCGGTAAATCCGGAGATTTTAGGGCGCAACCGAATGATTAA